From a region of the Actinomycetota bacterium genome:
- a CDS encoding V-type ATPase subunit codes for MTGTATIRGSLEFGFATGRVRACETRLLGRSHLERLLDTDSLGEQVRILSESVYGGYLDDVSEIADVELALRRASADLLGRFLESANLPVHVVRFLRAFEDYNELRGLLKAEALGLAPDVFLGGLGTVNAEKFAAGRLPAYLASVLSVVRGKALLDDETLALDRIDQAVDAEMYRALFRQAKAAKSGFLNKMAGVMVDVANVKALVRTKARGLPSDTLADSFIAGGSLTQEGLAGVYRYSAEEAAAYMTGFGVFSKVDPEALFEPARFDVVADTVIARHAREEAMLVAAGPEPVFAYFFLRRVEIAIVRTLLCGMIAGVPRELLRARLRDVTR; via the coding sequence GTGACAGGAACCGCCACCATACGAGGCTCACTGGAGTTTGGGTTCGCCACAGGCCGAGTCCGGGCATGCGAGACGAGACTTCTCGGCAGATCCCACCTCGAGCGGCTGCTCGATACCGACAGCCTGGGAGAGCAGGTCAGGATTTTGTCGGAGAGTGTCTACGGAGGCTATCTGGACGATGTTTCGGAGATCGCAGACGTCGAGCTTGCGCTGCGAAGGGCGTCAGCGGACCTGCTCGGCCGCTTTCTAGAGAGCGCAAATCTGCCGGTGCATGTCGTCAGGTTCCTCAGGGCATTCGAGGACTACAATGAATTGCGCGGCTTGCTGAAGGCCGAGGCGCTGGGATTGGCGCCGGACGTCTTTCTCGGCGGCCTGGGCACCGTGAACGCCGAGAAGTTTGCGGCCGGGCGTCTGCCAGCTTACCTTGCCTCGGTGTTGAGTGTGGTTCGCGGCAAGGCGCTTCTTGACGACGAGACTCTTGCCTTAGATCGAATCGATCAGGCGGTTGACGCAGAGATGTATCGTGCGCTTTTCAGGCAAGCGAAAGCGGCTAAGAGCGGGTTTCTGAATAAAATGGCAGGCGTCATGGTGGATGTGGCCAATGTAAAAGCGCTGGTCAGGACCAAAGCCAGGGGACTTCCTTCCGATACGCTTGCGGACAGCTTCATTGCGGGCGGCTCGCTTACACAAGAAGGCCTTGCTGGAGTTTATCGGTATTCGGCGGAAGAGGCCGCTGCCTACATGACCGGGTTTGGCGTGTTCAGTAAGGTCGACCCGGAGGCGCTTTTCGAGCCGGCTCGTTTTGATGTGGTGGCCGATACGGTCATCGCACGGCATGCACGCGAGGAGGCCATGCTGGTTGCAGCTGGTCCCGAGCCGGTCTTCGCTTACTTCTTCTTGCGCCGAGTAGAGATAGCCATCGTGCGGACCTTGCTCTGTGGCATGATCGCAGGCGTCCCGCGCGAACTACTGCGTGCCAGATTGAGGGATGTGACACGATGA